Sequence from the Pontibacter pudoricolor genome:
ACAATAATATTAAAAAAGCCGTATATTTAGGTGTTAGTAACAAGCTTACAAACCACTGCGGATAACTATGAGAACCAAGGCTACCACAAATCAGGTGGATGAATACATCGAGAAACTGAATCCTGAAAAAGTACATTTGGCGCAGGAAATCCGCCGCATCATACAGGGGTCGGTGTCGCACCTGGAAGAATGCGTGCGCTGGGATTACCCGTGTTATTTCTTCTATGGTCCTGTTTGTTATTTCGCATCATCACGCAGTGGCATTCACTTTGGCTTCTTCAGGGGCAAAGAGCTCTCAGACCCGGCCCGCCGACTGGTTAGCCGCAATGGCCAGCCTTTTCACATCAAGATCCGCACAACCGATGATATTGACGAAGCCTACTTTGGCGAGCTGATCCGCGAAGCCGTACTACTTAATCAGAATTAGGATTACTGCAGTCCTCGTGCTCGCACTCATACCCCGGCACTTCCAGCTCTACTGTTACATGTTGCACAGCCAGGTCAGCCATTAATTCCCGAATCCTGGTTTTTATAGTTTCAGTTTGCTCCAAGAGCAGGTTTTCTGATATTACAGCGTGTAGTGTCAGTACATTGTAGGTTCCATCCAGTGTCCAGCTATGCAGGTCGTGTATCGATTGTATTTCCGGTAGCGCAAGCAACCGTTTCTGCACTTCATCGAGGTTAATATTCAGGGGCGTGCCCTGCAGCAGTATCTTCATACTCTGGCGCAGGTTCTTTACTACATTGTAAAGTACGTAACATGTAATGCCTATCGATAACAGTGGATCAATAGCAGGCCAGTTAAAAAAATAAAGAAAAATACCGCCAACCAGCACCGCCACCCAGCCAAGTACATCTTCCATTAAATGCAGGCGCACTACCCGCTCGTTTATAGAACTATCGCCTTTTAACCTGAGCACCGCAGCCCCATTCACAACTATACCTAAAATGGCAAAACCGATCATGCCGACAGCATTCACCGGCTCCGGGTTCCAGATGCGTGGAATAGATTCGGAGAGGATAATAAAGGAACCTGCCAGCAGGATAACCGAATTAACAACGGCACCCAGTAGCGAGAAACGTTTGTACCCATACGAGAAACTACGGTCGCTCCCTTTCTTGGATAGCTTCTCGAAGTACCAGGCCAAACCCAGGGAGAGCGAATCACCCAGATCATGCAGGGCGTCTGACATTACGGCAACGCTGTTTATCCAGAAACCACCTATAAACTCCAGTATGGTAAAACCCAGGTTCAGGAAAAAAGCTACTTTTATGTTGCTGCCGCCATGGTGGTGATGTGCGTGGTCTTGAGAATGGTTGTGTGCCATAGTTTAAACAACGTAACGAACGTGCTTTTGATGTTTGCGCTTAACTTTAGTAGCTGTAAAGGTAAGATGCTATAAATGCGGATATAGCCCATAAGCATTACAAATACAATTAAAGTGTTAGCCAAAGAAAGCGAATTGTTTTGATTTTTTAGCCAAAATCAACAGTAAACAGAAAAGCCCCGGTTTATGGCCGGGGCTTTTCTGTTTTTATGATCAGCAATTTCTGCGTGA
This genomic interval carries:
- a CDS encoding DUF1801 domain-containing protein codes for the protein MRTKATTNQVDEYIEKLNPEKVHLAQEIRRIIQGSVSHLEECVRWDYPCYFFYGPVCYFASSRSGIHFGFFRGKELSDPARRLVSRNGQPFHIKIRTTDDIDEAYFGELIREAVLLNQN
- a CDS encoding cation diffusion facilitator family transporter: MAHNHSQDHAHHHHGGSNIKVAFFLNLGFTILEFIGGFWINSVAVMSDALHDLGDSLSLGLAWYFEKLSKKGSDRSFSYGYKRFSLLGAVVNSVILLAGSFIILSESIPRIWNPEPVNAVGMIGFAILGIVVNGAAVLRLKGDSSINERVVRLHLMEDVLGWVAVLVGGIFLYFFNWPAIDPLLSIGITCYVLYNVVKNLRQSMKILLQGTPLNINLDEVQKRLLALPEIQSIHDLHSWTLDGTYNVLTLHAVISENLLLEQTETIKTRIRELMADLAVQHVTVELEVPGYECEHEDCSNPNSD